A stretch of the Gossypium hirsutum isolate 1008001.06 chromosome D07, Gossypium_hirsutum_v2.1, whole genome shotgun sequence genome encodes the following:
- the LOC107954747 gene encoding uncharacterized protein, which produces MSKEQLPEPLDFFIWTVEDVGMWLEDINLGSYRQIFKEHGVNGEYLEGMSMFTTEQILRFIRQCHMKWGDFITLCKELRRIKVACLKGEQKVHRPWWAPPCLSVVFVKVAKRNRQSRIVSLKLEQ; this is translated from the exons ATGAGCAAAGAACAGCTGCCTGAGCCACTCGATTTCTTCATTTGGACCGTTGAG GATGTTGGTATGTGGTTGGAAGATATAAATCTTGGCAGCTACCGCCAGATTTTCAAAGAACATGGTGTAAATGGGGAATACCTAGAAGGCATGTCTATGTTCACAACTGAACAGATTCTTAGATTTATAAGGCAATGCCATATGAAGTGGGGAGACTTCATCACTCTATGCAAGGAACTCAGGCGAATAAAGG TGGCCTGCCTTAAAGGAGAGCAAAAAGTTCACAGGCCATGGTGGGCTCCTCCTTGCCTTTCAGTAGTATTTGTCAAGGTAGCGAAGCGCAACAGACAGTCGCGTATTGTCTCCTTGAAGCTTGAACAATAA